Proteins encoded in a region of the Planococcus citri chromosome 1, ihPlaCitr1.1, whole genome shotgun sequence genome:
- the LOC135838871 gene encoding cuticle protein 19-like, giving the protein MMKKIAIILLFAIIYTVSAIPYPDEYGGFEFTNKKGRAQDEEHDVDYYAHPKYSFNYGVEDPHTGDVKSQQEYRDGDVLKGSYTVHDPDGTVRTVEYTADKDNGFNAVVHKSGHAVHPQDYHTGDVDT; this is encoded by the exons atgatgaag aaaattgCCATAATTTTGCTTTTCGCCATTATCTACACAGTATCAGCAATTCCATATCCAGACGAATATGGAGGTTTTGAATTCACCAACAAAAAAGGCCGAGCTCAAGATGAAGAACATGATGTGGACTACTAC GCTCATCCAAAATACTCTTTCAATTACGGAGTAGAAGACCCACACACTGGAGATGTGAAAAGTCAGCAAGAGTATCGTGACGGGGATGTACTAAAAGGCTCTTACACCGTCCATGATCCAGACGGTACCGTTAGAACTGTCGAATACACAGCTGACAAAGATAATGGTTTCAATGCTGTCGTCCATAAGAGTGGACACGCCGTTCATCCTCAAGACTATCATACTGGCGATGTTGATACTTAA